ATGCCTGTGATGTCCCCAGTACTCCAAATCTTTACTCTGGCTCACAAAAATATCTCCAAAAGGTGTGTGACCCGTATCACTTGGTCTGCTTAACATCATATAATAATCGTTGATCTTTCTTGGAAATAATACTCCGTTACGGTTATAAGGCAAAAAAGAATTCTCCATCTGATGAAAGGTCTTAAAATCAAAAGTATAAGCCAAGCCAATCGTGGGTCCATGATAACCGTTACACCAGGTTATGTAGTACCTGTCTTCAATATAACACACTCTTGGGTCATAGCGGTATTCCCTTTTTGTAATTTCTTCATCTTCTCCTTGAAACACAATCGGTTGCTGGTTAATATCCCAATGTATTCCGTCTTTACTAAACCCTGCAAATATATCCATGCTAATACTTCTGCTGTCACATCGGAAAACACCTGCAAAACCATCCTCAAAAGAAACGACAGCGCTGTTGAAAATACTATTAGATGATTCAATCGCATCCCTTTTAATAATTGGGTTGTTCCCATATCTCCAAACCGGCTCTTTGCATCCATGTGGTTTTTCCTGCCATGGAATATTAGGTAATGATACACCTATAATTTTGCTCATAACACTCTCTCCTTTTTAACATTTTTAACTTTATAATTAACATTATGTTGTCTGTTTTGAAATAAATATTAACATTTTTTCATTGATATTACAACTAGTTTTTTAATATATTTATAATTATTCTATACTCTTTTAACATGTATATACTTTTGATAAAATTATTTACATTAATTTTACATTTTTTAGTAATATATGTGAGTTTTCCATAAGCTTTTATACTATATAAAACTTATTAAACCAAAATTCTTCTGCATCTATTTTTTCTGTTCTTAACATTTTAATAACTTTTGTTTGAATAAGTAATTCTTATATGATATAATACAAACAGTTATAACGTTTTAGTAAAAATATGTGAACAATTTATATTAATAAAAAGGAATCACTTAACAATTTATTTATATTCCGGGGGATTTTTATGAGAAAAGTAACGATGCAAGATATAGCAGATGCCCTTAATGTATCAAGAGTATCTGTTTGGAAGGTTTTTAATGATTATCCTGGAGTTTCGGAGCCTTTGCGACGTCAAATCATCGCAAAAGCACAAGAAATGGGCTATTTAAAACTAGGGCAATCCCTCATGACTGGAGAACAGACAGAAAATACCGAATCGGATAACCAGATAACTATTTCTGTTGTGGTATCGCGTCCCGATTCTTCGATTTTTTGGATGAACATTATCCATTGTATTGCAAAAGAACTAACACAAAATAATATAAATCTGATGTACACATATCTTCCGTCAAAGTACAGCAGTTCCTATACGCTACCATCCGCTTTTACAAACGGTACCGTACAGGGGATCATCATGCTGAATGTATATGATACTACTTTATTGCAGATGTTAAATTCCCTGCGTATACCAAAAGTATTTTTGGATATTGTTACTTCTATACCAGAGGACTCTTTAACCGGTGACTTGGTGCTATTAGAGGGACGTAACAGTATCCGCAAAATTACAAACCATATTATCCAAAAAGGACGTAAAAACATTGGTTTTA
The nucleotide sequence above comes from Anaerocolumna cellulosilytica. Encoded proteins:
- a CDS encoding glycoside hydrolase family 130 protein, coding for MSKIIGVSLPNIPWQEKPHGCKEPVWRYGNNPIIKRDAIESSNSIFNSAVVSFEDGFAGVFRCDSRSISMDIFAGFSKDGIHWDINQQPIVFQGEDEEITKREYRYDPRVCYIEDRYYITWCNGYHGPTIGLAYTFDFKTFHQMENSFLPYNRNGVLFPRKINDYYMMLSRPSDTGHTPFGDIFVSQSKDLEYWGHHRHVMSTYSGDASAWQSKKIGPGPVPIETDEGWLLIYHGVINTCNGFVYRMGCAILDIDKPWVVKHRSAAYILAPSEYYECVGDVPNVVFPCATLTDSDTGRIAIYYGCADTVTGLAFTTVDELIQFTKKHPLHA
- a CDS encoding LacI family DNA-binding transcriptional regulator — translated: MRKVTMQDIADALNVSRVSVWKVFNDYPGVSEPLRRQIIAKAQEMGYLKLGQSLMTGEQTENTESDNQITISVVVSRPDSSIFWMNIIHCIAKELTQNNINLMYTYLPSKYSSSYTLPSAFTNGTVQGIIMLNVYDTTLLQMLNSLRIPKVFLDIVTSIPEDSLTGDLVLLEGRNSIRKITNHIIQKGRKNIGFIGATDYARTNNDRYEGFKAAMTEHNLPLNPKQCLTGNIGIYTYTEEINQFLSGLDKMPEAFVCVSDFVANFVIQYLSEHNINVPEEVAISGYDGSTEYGDLANYLTSVQVDTKALGKRLVKQLLYKMNDPDSPNEIIYLSFDIVYGESTNF